In the genome of Geotrypetes seraphini chromosome 14, aGeoSer1.1, whole genome shotgun sequence, one region contains:
- the LOC117348554 gene encoding beta-1,3-galactosyl-O-glycosyl-glycoprotein beta-1,6-N-acetylglucosaminyltransferase 3-like encodes MRTYIFQLCSFDELHQEVFYLRNNYCKTQFVTSMKLPSSNQINCSKVIQGDQDAVQLALLHQKNASKKELRISEMDYLKFTKDCNHYKMSRRFIPIPLSKEEENYPIAYSMVIHDQIEMFERLLRAIYNPQNIYCVHVDEKSPDLYKQAVRAIVSCFENVFIASKLEKLVYASWFRVQADLNCMEDLLKSKVPWRYLINTCGTDFPIKTNMEIVRALKLLKGKNSLESEKPQHKVSRWQFSYKITTTVEKTNITKGPPPISSPMFVGSAYFVVTRKFVNYVLENSEVQKLIEWSKDTYSPDEHLWATLNRMSCVPGSTTYHEKYDLSDLNAIARLQRWDSHEGDIGKGAAYPQCTGIFRRSICINGAGDLHFVLQQHHLFVNKFDVRVDDYAVQCLEEYLRDKALYGEEH; translated from the coding sequence ATGCGGACATACATTTTTCAACTGTGTAGTTTTGATGAGCTGCACCAAGAGGTTTTCTATCTGAGAAACAATTACTGCAAGACCCAGTTTGTCACCTCAATGAAATTGCCTTCCAGCAATCAAATCAACTGCTCCAAAGTAATACAAGGAGATCAAGACGCAGTGCAATTGGCACTTTTGCACCAAAAGAATGCCAGCAAGAAGGAGCTGCGTATATCTGAGATGGACTATTTGAAATTTACTAAAGATTGTAACCATTACAAGATGAGCCGGAGGTTTATTCCTATTCCATTGAGCAAAGAGGAAGAGAATTATCCCATTGCATATTCTATGGTCATCCATGATCAAATTGAAATGTTTGAAAGACTTTTAAGGGCAATTTACAACCCTCAGAATATCTATTGTGTCCATGTGGATGAAAAGTCTCCTGATTTATACAAGCAAGCTGTTCGAGCCATTGtttcttgttttgaaaatgtatttatagcatccaaattggaaaaattggtttACGCATCATGGTTCAGGGTTCAAGCTGATCTGAACTGCATGGAGGATTTGCTGAAAAGTAAAGTGCCCTGGAGATATCTGATAAACACTTGCGGCACCGACTTCCCAATAAAGACCAACATGGAGATAGTCAGAGCCCTGAAGCTATTGAAGGGCAAAAATAGCCTAGAGTCTGAAAAGCCACAACATAAAGTAAGTCGCTGGCAGTTTTCTTATAAAATTACTACAACTGTAGAAAAAACTAATATTACGAAGGGTCCTCCACCAATCAGTTCTCCAATGTTTGTTGGAAGTGCTTATTTTGTGGTTACAAGAAAATTTGTGAACTACGTATTGgaaaattctgaagtacagaaaCTAATAGAATGGTCAAAGGATACTTACAGTCCAGATGAACACCTGTGGGCAACTCTAAATCGAATGTCCTGTGTCCCTGGATCTACTACATACCATGAAAAATATGACCTTTCAGACTTAAATGCAATTGCAAGACTTCAGAGATGGGATTCGCATGAAGGAGATATAGGTAAAGGGGCAGCGTATCCCCAATGCACAGGTATTTTCCGACGGTCTATCTGTATTAATGGAGCTGGAGATCTCCACTTTGTACTTCAGCAGCATCATTTATTTGTCAATAAATTTGATGTCAGGGTGGATGACTATGCTGTTCAATGCCTGGAAGAGTATCTGAGAGATAAAGCTCTTTATGGAGAGGAACATTAA